In Flavobacterium sp. N1736, the following are encoded in one genomic region:
- the bla-B1-FLAV gene encoding subclass B1 metallo-beta-lactamase — MRKLASIILFLVVSNTFAQTKNSPLQISHLTGDFYVYRTFHDYNGSLISANAMYLVTDKGVVLFDAPWDRTQFQPLIDTIKARHNKDIVMCFATHSHDDRAGGLDFYRQKGVKTYSGKLTDDILKKNGEKRAEYIVPNDTIFTVGQHTFEVYYPGKGHASDNIVVWFDKEKVLYGACFIKSADAKDLGYLADSDVKEWEKSIKKVQTKFKNPKYIIPGHEDWKNTQSLNHTLKLVQQYNAASAKASNKK; from the coding sequence ATGCGAAAATTAGCATCAATAATTTTATTCTTAGTAGTATCAAATACTTTTGCACAAACTAAGAATTCGCCATTACAAATAAGTCATCTTACAGGTGACTTTTATGTTTATAGAACGTTTCATGATTATAATGGAAGCCTGATTTCTGCCAATGCCATGTATCTCGTTACAGATAAAGGAGTTGTGTTGTTTGATGCGCCGTGGGACAGAACGCAATTTCAGCCTTTAATAGATACTATTAAAGCAAGGCATAATAAAGATATTGTGATGTGTTTTGCAACGCATTCTCACGATGACAGAGCCGGAGGTCTGGATTTTTACAGACAAAAAGGTGTAAAAACGTATTCAGGCAAACTAACAGATGATATTCTAAAAAAGAATGGCGAAAAAAGGGCTGAATATATAGTTCCTAATGATACTATATTTACCGTTGGTCAGCACACTTTTGAGGTTTATTATCCGGGAAAAGGACATGCATCTGATAATATTGTGGTTTGGTTTGATAAAGAAAAAGTACTTTATGGAGCTTGCTTTATAAAAAGTGCCGATGCAAAAGATTTGGGTTATCTGGCTGATTCTGATGTGAAAGAATGGGAAAAGTCAATTAAAAAAGTACAGACAAAATTTAAAAATCCAAAATATATTATTCCGGGTCATGAAGACTGGAAAAATACACAATCGTTGAATCACACTTTAAAATTGGTTCAGCAATATAATGCTGCTTCTGCTAAGGCATCAAATAAAAAGTAA
- the rpsF gene encoding 30S ribosomal protein S6: MNHYETVFILNPVLSEVQVKETVTKFEEFLTSRGAEMVSKEDWGLKKMAYEIQNKKSGFYHLFEYKVAGEVLIAFETEFRRDERIMRFLTVSLDKHAISWAERRRAKLKSTKA, from the coding sequence ATGAATCATTATGAAACTGTTTTCATTTTAAATCCCGTTTTATCTGAGGTTCAGGTGAAGGAAACAGTAACGAAATTTGAAGAATTTCTTACTAGCAGAGGAGCTGAAATGGTATCGAAAGAGGATTGGGGTCTGAAAAAAATGGCTTACGAAATCCAAAACAAGAAAAGTGGTTTTTACCACTTGTTTGAGTACAAAGTAGCTGGAGAAGTCCTAATTGCTTTTGAAACTGAATTTAGACGTGACGAGAGAATTATGCGTTTCTTGACTGTAAGTTTAGACAAACATGCTATTTCTTGGGCTGAAAGAAGAAGAGCCAAATTAAAATCTACTAAAGCTTAA
- the priA gene encoding primosomal protein N', with the protein MFFVEVVLPLSLAKTFTYRISEAEFHFIKKGMRVAVPFGKSKIYTALVIDIHQNEPSLYDAKEIHQILDEKPIATETQIKHWLWVANYYMCGIGDVYRGAFPSGLLLESETIISYKIDVVVDQNELSDDEFLVYEALQQQSSLKVQEIILILNKKNIFPILQKMIAKDIIVLEEEIKESYKPKLIRYVKLHSKYESNEGLNQLLEILKSANKQKEIVLAFFQLRASEKKPITVKKLVEVSNSTSATVKALIDKEIFEEYLLQQDRVSFDGKASEKQLLLSEAQEEAFKTIKQNFEEKEVCLLHGVTSSGKTEIYIKLIEEYLATGRQVLYLLPEIALTTQLVSRLRLHFGDKVAVFHSKYSNNERVEVWKQTLENADKAQIVIGARSALFLPFSDLGLLIVDEEHEQTFKQTDPAPRYHARDAAIVLANFHNAKVLLGSATPSIETYFNTQNAKYGLVTLTERYNNVRMPDVVLVDLKDKHFRKKMTGHFSDLLIEEITEALSLGEQVILFQNRRGYSPIIECLTCGHVPHCQQCDVSLTFHKHKNQLRCHYCGYSIAKPTHCHSCSSIDLTTKGFGTEQIEQELLSLFPNAKTSRMDQDTTRGKYGFEKIIDAFKNREIDILVGTQMLAKGLDFDNVSLVGIMNADNMLHHPDFRAFERSFQMMTQVAGRAGRSEKQGKVVIQTYNPNHNTIQQVTMHNYIGMYKEQLYDRQIYKYPPYFRIIKLTLKHRDFDKLKEGSMWLYQVLSQNLNMPVLGPEEPAISRIRNEYIRTILIKIPQELHLGNTKKTIQKMLNSFEVVAQYRAIKTVINVDFY; encoded by the coding sequence ATGTTTTTTGTCGAAGTCGTTCTGCCGCTTTCCTTAGCTAAAACCTTTACATATCGTATTTCTGAAGCTGAATTTCATTTCATTAAAAAAGGAATGCGGGTTGCGGTGCCTTTTGGTAAAAGTAAAATTTATACGGCATTGGTAATTGATATTCATCAAAACGAGCCAAGCTTGTATGATGCGAAAGAAATTCATCAAATTTTAGACGAAAAACCTATTGCAACCGAAACTCAGATTAAACATTGGCTTTGGGTTGCCAATTATTATATGTGTGGTATTGGTGATGTGTATCGCGGTGCTTTTCCAAGTGGATTATTGTTGGAAAGCGAAACAATTATTTCGTATAAAATTGATGTTGTCGTTGATCAAAATGAACTTTCTGATGATGAATTTTTGGTTTATGAAGCTTTACAGCAACAAAGCTCTTTAAAAGTTCAGGAGATTATTTTGATCTTAAACAAGAAAAATATCTTTCCGATTCTTCAAAAAATGATAGCTAAAGATATTATTGTTTTAGAAGAAGAAATTAAGGAAAGCTACAAGCCTAAATTGATTCGGTATGTAAAATTACATAGTAAATACGAATCAAACGAAGGTCTAAATCAATTGCTTGAAATATTAAAAAGTGCCAATAAACAAAAGGAAATTGTTTTGGCTTTTTTTCAGTTACGTGCTTCAGAAAAGAAGCCTATAACGGTAAAAAAACTGGTGGAGGTTTCCAATTCAACTTCTGCAACAGTAAAAGCTTTAATTGATAAAGAAATTTTTGAAGAATATCTTTTGCAGCAAGACCGTGTTTCTTTTGATGGTAAAGCTTCAGAGAAACAATTGTTATTAAGTGAAGCTCAGGAAGAAGCTTTTAAAACAATCAAGCAAAATTTTGAAGAGAAAGAAGTTTGCCTTCTTCACGGTGTTACGTCAAGCGGAAAAACAGAAATCTATATTAAATTAATTGAAGAATATTTGGCAACTGGCAGGCAAGTTCTCTATTTACTGCCGGAAATTGCGCTTACAACACAATTGGTTTCTCGCCTCAGACTTCATTTTGGCGATAAAGTAGCTGTTTTTCATTCGAAATACAGTAATAATGAAAGGGTGGAAGTGTGGAAACAAACACTTGAAAATGCTGATAAAGCTCAAATTGTGATAGGAGCAAGGTCGGCTTTGTTTTTGCCTTTCAGCGATCTTGGTTTATTGATTGTAGACGAAGAACATGAGCAGACTTTTAAACAAACAGATCCGGCGCCTCGCTATCACGCCAGAGACGCAGCTATTGTTCTGGCTAATTTTCATAATGCAAAAGTACTTTTAGGATCTGCTACACCAAGTATTGAAACTTACTTTAATACTCAAAATGCAAAATATGGTTTAGTGACGCTTACAGAGCGTTACAACAATGTTCGAATGCCTGATGTTGTTTTGGTTGATTTAAAAGACAAACATTTCAGAAAAAAAATGACGGGGCATTTTAGCGACTTGTTAATCGAAGAAATTACGGAAGCTTTATCTTTAGGCGAACAGGTAATTTTGTTTCAAAACAGGAGAGGATATTCGCCTATAATAGAATGTTTAACTTGTGGGCACGTACCGCATTGTCAGCAATGTGATGTGAGTTTGACTTTTCATAAACATAAAAATCAATTGCGATGTCATTATTGTGGTTATTCTATTGCAAAACCAACGCATTGCCATAGCTGTTCGAGTATAGATTTGACAACGAAAGGTTTTGGAACTGAACAAATTGAGCAGGAATTGCTTTCTCTTTTTCCGAATGCAAAAACGTCAAGAATGGACCAGGATACAACGCGTGGCAAATATGGTTTTGAGAAGATTATTGACGCATTCAAAAACAGGGAAATTGATATTTTGGTGGGAACACAAATGCTTGCCAAAGGTTTGGATTTTGATAATGTAAGCCTGGTCGGAATCATGAATGCCGACAATATGCTGCATCATCCTGATTTTAGGGCTTTTGAACGTAGTTTTCAAATGATGACACAAGTCGCGGGAAGGGCAGGAAGATCTGAAAAGCAAGGCAAAGTTGTGATTCAGACTTATAACCCAAATCATAATACGATACAGCAGGTTACGATGCATAATTATATAGGTATGTATAAAGAGCAGTTGTATGACCGTCAGATTTATAAATATCCGCCTTATTTCAGGATTATAAAACTGACTTTAAAACACCGTGATTTTGATAAATTAAAGGAAGGTTCTATGTGGCTATATCAGGTTTTGAGTCAAAATTTGAATATGCCGGTTTTAGGTCCGGAAGAACCTGCAATTAGCAGAATCAGAAATGAATACATCAGGACGATATTAATTAAGATTCCGCAGGAACTGCATTTAGGAAACACAAAAAAAACTATTCAGAAAATGTTGAATAGTTTTGAAGTGGTTGCTCAATACAGAGCTATAAAGACGGTTATAAATGTCGATTTTTATTAA
- the rpsR gene encoding 30S ribosomal protein S18, producing the protein MSTIEQSAKGKKDGDIRYLTPLNIETNKTKKYCRFKKSGIKYIDYKDADFLLKFVNEQGKILPRRLTGTSLKYQRKVSVAVKRARHLALMPYVADLLK; encoded by the coding sequence ATGTCTACAATAGAGCAATCTGCAAAAGGAAAAAAAGACGGAGATATCAGATATTTAACGCCTTTAAACATCGAAACTAACAAAACTAAAAAGTATTGTCGTTTCAAAAAATCAGGAATCAAATATATTGATTATAAAGATGCTGATTTCTTATTGAAATTCGTTAATGAGCAAGGAAAAATTCTTCCTCGTCGTTTAACAGGAACTTCATTAAAATACCAAAGAAAAGTTTCTGTAGCTGTAAAAAGAGCGCGTCACTTAGCTTTAATGCCATACGTGGCCGATTTATTAAAATAA
- a CDS encoding DUF6660 family protein, whose amino-acid sequence MKWINIILSIYLIVLSGLPCADTLVSETKSHTTQIVSQSHEQSHEKGSDLCPPFCSCNCCTTQVLNSAPVISWIFNIDSSLIKKPLSTYNSILISNFYGSIWQPPQIV is encoded by the coding sequence GTGAAATGGATTAATATCATATTATCAATTTACTTAATCGTGCTATCGGGTTTGCCATGTGCAGATACGCTGGTAAGCGAAACAAAATCGCATACAACACAAATAGTAAGTCAGTCACACGAACAATCTCACGAAAAAGGCTCCGATCTTTGCCCTCCATTTTGCAGCTGCAATTGCTGTACAACACAAGTACTAAATTCTGCCCCCGTTATTTCATGGATTTTTAATATCGATTCTTCACTTATTAAAAAACCATTATCCACTTATAATTCCATACTTATTTCCAATTTCTACGGAAGTATCTGGCAGCCGCCCCAAATAGTATAA
- a CDS encoding DNA alkylation repair protein: protein MGLIKDIYSVTFYKNFSQAVAEVHPTFDKQKFIETIYEGDFAQKEWKDRMKHTTVVFHQFMPQHFPEAVLLIDKIIENLKKNNFTDGNLAFIFFADYIEKYGLDDFKTSAKAFVSITQFISCEFAVRPFILKYKEKMIEEMTKWSLHENHHVRRLSSEGSRPRLPWAMAIPFLKKDPASILPILENLKNDPSEYVRRSVANNLNDIVKDNPEIVLEIAKKWRGISKETDAIIKHGCRTLLKQGHPEILSHYGLESTNIELSAFEIKTPKVKIGDYLQFQFHLNNKNDEPKTIRLEYAVHYKKSKGHLAKKVFKISEKIYQPHQLTKVERNQSFKLITTRVFHTGMHQLSIIINGTESEALDFELIE, encoded by the coding sequence ATGGGCTTAATTAAAGATATATATTCCGTTACTTTTTACAAAAATTTTAGTCAGGCTGTCGCCGAAGTACATCCAACATTCGACAAACAAAAGTTTATTGAAACCATTTACGAAGGCGATTTTGCCCAAAAAGAATGGAAAGACCGAATGAAACATACAACCGTTGTTTTTCATCAATTCATGCCTCAGCATTTTCCCGAAGCCGTTTTGTTAATAGATAAAATCATCGAAAATTTAAAGAAAAACAATTTTACTGACGGAAATCTCGCCTTCATATTTTTTGCTGATTATATCGAAAAATACGGTTTAGATGATTTTAAAACTTCTGCGAAAGCCTTTGTTTCCATCACACAATTTATAAGCTGCGAATTTGCCGTTCGCCCTTTCATTTTAAAATATAAAGAAAAAATGATTGAAGAAATGACAAAATGGTCCTTGCATGAAAACCACCACGTACGCCGGTTATCCAGCGAAGGAAGCCGACCAAGATTACCGTGGGCAATGGCGATTCCGTTCCTGAAAAAAGACCCGGCTTCGATTCTCCCAATTTTAGAAAACCTAAAAAACGATCCATCAGAATATGTTCGAAGAAGCGTTGCCAATAACTTAAATGATATTGTAAAAGATAATCCCGAAATTGTATTGGAAATTGCAAAAAAATGGCGCGGCATCAGCAAAGAAACCGACGCTATTATCAAACACGGCTGTCGTACTTTATTAAAACAAGGACATCCCGAAATACTGAGTCATTATGGCTTGGAAAGTACCAATATTGAACTTTCTGCTTTCGAAATAAAAACTCCAAAAGTAAAAATTGGTGATTATTTACAATTTCAATTTCACTTAAATAATAAAAATGACGAACCCAAAACAATTCGTTTAGAATATGCGGTTCATTACAAAAAATCAAAAGGACATTTGGCAAAAAAAGTCTTTAAAATCAGTGAAAAAATCTATCAGCCGCATCAATTGACAAAAGTCGAAAGAAACCAATCTTTTAAATTAATTACAACTCGCGTTTTTCATACCGGAATGCATCAATTGTCGATTATTATTAACGGAACTGAAAGTGAAGCTTTAGATTTTGAACTTATTGAGTAA
- the rplI gene encoding 50S ribosomal protein L9, producing the protein MELILKQDVQNLGFKDDVVSVKAGYGRNFLIPQGFAQLATPSAKKVLAENLKQRAHKEAKVVADAKALAETIKALEIKLTAKAGGEKLFGSITNIDIAEALEKSGNAIDRKFITSGIVKRTGKYSASIRLHRDVIVDLPYEIIAEK; encoded by the coding sequence ATGGAACTTATTTTAAAACAAGACGTACAAAACTTAGGATTTAAAGATGATGTAGTATCAGTTAAAGCTGGTTACGGTCGTAACTTTTTAATTCCTCAAGGATTCGCGCAATTAGCTACACCTTCTGCAAAGAAAGTATTAGCTGAAAACCTAAAGCAAAGAGCACACAAAGAAGCTAAAGTTGTTGCTGATGCAAAAGCATTAGCTGAAACAATTAAAGCTCTTGAAATTAAACTTACTGCAAAAGCTGGTGGAGAGAAACTTTTTGGATCTATCACAAACATCGACATTGCTGAAGCTTTAGAGAAATCAGGTAACGCTATTGATAGAAAATTCATCACTAGTGGTATCGTAAAACGTACAGGAAAATATTCTGCAAGCATCCGTTTACACAGAGATGTTATTGTTGATTTACCATACGAGATTATCGCTGAAAAATAA
- the nadC gene encoding carboxylating nicotinate-nucleotide diphosphorylase yields the protein MISDIQFQTELQLLISNAIREDVGTGDYSSLACIPETAHGQAKLLVKDQGIIAGVAIAKMIFEFVDPKLKIKTFIEDGTRVEYGDIVFEVSGSSQSILKSERVVLNTMQRMSAIATKTNQYTQLLEGTGAKILDTRKTTPNFRVAEKWAVKIGGGENHRFALYDMVMLKDNHIDFAGGITHAIKKTKDYLKANNLDLKIIVEARNLDEIREILLSDGVHRILIDNFNYEDTKTAVALIGSKCQTESSGNINEKTIREYALCGVNYISSGALTHSVYNMDLSLKAF from the coding sequence ATGATTAGCGATATACAATTTCAAACTGAATTACAACTATTAATTAGCAACGCAATTCGCGAAGATGTAGGCACGGGAGATTACAGCTCGTTGGCTTGTATTCCTGAAACGGCGCACGGTCAGGCAAAATTACTGGTAAAAGATCAGGGAATTATTGCGGGTGTTGCGATTGCGAAAATGATTTTTGAATTTGTTGATCCAAAATTAAAAATCAAGACTTTTATTGAAGATGGAACGCGTGTCGAATATGGCGATATTGTTTTTGAAGTTTCAGGAAGTTCACAATCGATTTTAAAATCAGAAAGAGTTGTTTTAAATACCATGCAGCGTATGTCTGCAATTGCTACAAAAACAAATCAATACACACAGCTTTTAGAAGGAACGGGTGCAAAAATATTAGATACGCGTAAAACGACTCCAAATTTTAGAGTTGCCGAAAAGTGGGCTGTGAAAATTGGCGGCGGCGAAAACCATCGTTTCGCCTTGTATGATATGGTGATGCTGAAAGATAATCATATTGATTTTGCAGGTGGAATTACGCATGCAATTAAAAAAACAAAAGACTATTTGAAAGCTAATAATTTAGATTTAAAAATTATTGTTGAAGCCAGAAATTTAGATGAAATTCGTGAAATTTTATTGAGCGATGGCGTTCACAGAATTTTGATCGACAACTTTAATTATGAAGATACTAAAACTGCTGTAGCATTAATAGGCAGCAAATGCCAAACGGAATCGTCCGGAAATATTAATGAAAAAACGATTCGCGAATATGCTTTATGCGGCGTTAATTATATTTCTTCCGGAGCTTTGACACATTCTGTTTATAATATGGATTTGAGTTTGAAGGCTTTTTAA
- a CDS encoding YihY/virulence factor BrkB family protein yields MSKEIEDRIEKIPVIRSIVKLLKKVQLPWLQGFSLYDLLEMYTLGILEGAFSYHASAVSFSFFMALFPFALFILNLIPFIPIEGFQDDFLQFVQQGVPPNTYDAINKIISDILNNSHSGLLSSGFLLSIFLMANGINGILSGFESSKHVFDKRGFFSQYVVALAISLVMTIILFVTIATIVVFEVFIQKTIIQDVLSDRIPLIILGRYLFVVAMILVTTSILLRYGTKQYSKVPFISIGSVFTTILIVISSFFFGIWVIKFSKYNELYGSIGTLLILMFYIWINCMILLLGFELNATIRKLKQKK; encoded by the coding sequence ATGTCTAAAGAGATAGAAGACCGGATTGAAAAAATTCCTGTAATTCGTTCAATAGTAAAGCTTTTAAAGAAAGTACAATTGCCCTGGCTGCAGGGTTTTTCGTTATACGATTTGCTGGAAATGTATACGCTTGGAATCCTTGAAGGTGCCTTTTCGTATCATGCGAGTGCAGTTTCGTTTAGCTTTTTTATGGCTTTATTTCCCTTTGCATTATTTATTTTAAACTTAATTCCTTTTATTCCTATTGAAGGATTTCAGGACGATTTTCTTCAGTTTGTACAGCAAGGAGTTCCGCCCAATACATACGATGCGATTAATAAAATTATCAGCGATATTTTAAATAATAGTCACTCCGGCTTATTATCATCCGGTTTTTTGCTTTCTATTTTTTTAATGGCAAACGGAATAAACGGAATTTTGAGTGGTTTCGAATCTTCAAAACATGTTTTTGATAAGCGTGGTTTTTTTAGCCAGTATGTAGTTGCACTTGCCATTTCGCTGGTTATGACCATTATATTGTTTGTAACGATTGCAACAATTGTTGTTTTTGAGGTATTTATTCAAAAAACAATCATTCAGGATGTACTCAGTGATCGTATTCCACTCATTATTTTAGGCCGGTATTTGTTTGTTGTGGCAATGATTTTGGTAACCACTTCTATATTATTGCGTTACGGAACAAAACAATATAGCAAAGTACCTTTTATCAGTATCGGTTCTGTTTTTACGACGATACTAATTGTTATATCTTCGTTCTTTTTTGGGATTTGGGTTATAAAATTTTCAAAATACAACGAACTTTATGGTTCTATTGGCACTTTATTAATTCTAATGTTTTATATTTGGATTAACTGTATGATTCTGCTTTTGGGGTTCGAATTGAACGCTACAATCAGAAAATTAAAACAAAAAAAATAA
- a CDS encoding LytR/AlgR family response regulator transcription factor: protein MKLNCVVVDDSSIQRTIIAKLVNNHPGLHLIGDFSNAIEAKSCISLNNIDLIFLDIEMPVINGFDFLDGLKSKPQIIFITSKAEYALKAFDYDATDYLQKPIAVDRFNASVKRAIDMHLLKKDVKEEEGEHIFIKSNLKKLKIFTAKIKWIEAFGDYVRVVTEDDSNLVLSTMKSFENDLSKDKFIRVHKSYIINIDKVERFNSKFAEIGITKIPLSRNKKEDLVKALSTPS, encoded by the coding sequence ATGAAACTAAACTGTGTTGTTGTAGATGATAGTTCTATACAGAGGACAATTATTGCTAAATTAGTCAATAATCACCCAGGTTTGCATTTAATTGGTGACTTTTCAAACGCAATCGAAGCTAAAAGTTGTATTTCCCTAAATAATATAGATTTAATATTTCTTGATATAGAAATGCCGGTTATTAATGGTTTTGATTTCCTTGACGGATTAAAATCTAAACCTCAGATTATATTTATTACTTCTAAGGCAGAATATGCCTTGAAAGCCTTTGATTATGACGCTACCGATTATCTTCAAAAACCTATTGCAGTAGATCGATTTAATGCCTCTGTAAAAAGAGCAATTGATATGCATTTACTCAAAAAAGACGTAAAAGAAGAAGAAGGTGAACATATTTTTATCAAAAGTAATCTAAAAAAACTTAAAATTTTCACGGCAAAAATCAAATGGATTGAAGCTTTTGGAGATTATGTAAGAGTTGTAACTGAGGATGATAGTAATTTGGTGCTTTCGACAATGAAATCTTTTGAAAATGATTTATCAAAAGACAAATTTATTCGTGTACACAAATCTTATATTATTAATATTGATAAAGTAGAACGCTTTAACAGCAAATTTGCCGAAATTGGAATTACCAAAATTCCGCTAAGCCGGAACAAAAAAGAAGATTTAGTAAAAGCTTTATCTACTCCGTCTTAA
- a CDS encoding DUF2147 domain-containing protein — MKNWMLTVGFFFLTLGTIQSQSVIGKWKTIDEVTGEAKSVVEIYEKSGKIYGKVVDILRADHKKDVCVKCDGADKNKPILGLVIINGLKKDGSEYSGGTILDPTNGKKYKCYIELESADKLKLRGYVGISIMGRTQYWVRAKN; from the coding sequence ATGAAAAATTGGATGCTAACAGTTGGCTTTTTTTTTCTAACATTAGGTACAATTCAAAGCCAAAGTGTTATTGGAAAATGGAAAACAATTGATGAAGTAACGGGAGAAGCAAAATCAGTAGTAGAGATTTACGAAAAGTCAGGAAAAATTTATGGTAAAGTAGTTGATATTCTTCGTGCCGATCATAAAAAAGATGTATGTGTAAAATGTGATGGTGCAGATAAAAATAAACCTATTTTAGGCTTGGTTATCATTAACGGACTTAAAAAAGATGGTTCTGAATATAGCGGTGGAACAATTTTAGACCCTACAAACGGAAAAAAATACAAATGTTATATTGAACTTGAATCTGCAGATAAACTAAAACTTCGCGGTTACGTTGGAATTTCTATTATGGGAAGAACACAATACTGGGTAAGAGCGAAGAATTAA
- a CDS encoding DUF86 domain-containing protein, translating to MDNNIKTWLFDILGSINEIESYFAGQPMQFQKYQNDLRTKRAVERNIEIIGEAMNRILKENSEIQISDSRKIVAVRNRIIHGYDSVSDDVIWGIVIKQLPILKTEVEKMLSE from the coding sequence ATGGATAATAATATTAAAACATGGTTGTTTGATATTTTGGGTTCTATAAATGAAATTGAAAGCTATTTTGCTGGTCAGCCAATGCAATTTCAAAAATATCAAAATGATTTACGCACTAAACGGGCAGTTGAAAGAAATATAGAAATCATTGGTGAAGCAATGAATCGAATTTTAAAAGAAAACAGTGAAATTCAAATTTCAGATTCCAGAAAAATTGTTGCGGTAAGAAACAGAATTATTCATGGTTATGATTCAGTATCTGATGATGTAATTTGGGGAATTGTTATTAAACAGCTTCCAATTCTTAAAACTGAAGTCGAAAAAATGCTTTCAGAATAA
- a CDS encoding nucleotidyltransferase family protein, giving the protein MNFLENHLSDISKLCKSHKVKALYAFGSVLTEKFDDKSDIDLVVDFQTLDVLDYADNYFDLKFSLEEVLKRPIDLLEEKAIKNPYFKQNLDKQRQLIYG; this is encoded by the coding sequence ATGAACTTTTTAGAAAATCATTTATCGGATATATCAAAACTTTGTAAAAGTCATAAAGTAAAGGCTTTATATGCTTTTGGTTCTGTACTTACTGAAAAGTTTGATGATAAAAGCGACATAGATTTAGTCGTTGATTTTCAAACTCTGGATGTTTTGGATTATGCTGATAATTATTTTGATCTGAAATTTTCATTAGAAGAAGTTTTAAAGCGACCAATTGATTTACTAGAAGAAAAAGCGATAAAAAACCCTTATTTCAAGCAAAATCTCGATAAACAAAGACAATTAATTTATGGATAA